From the Jilunia laotingensis genome, the window AATCCACATTAATAAGATATAAATTAATATGGATTGCATGCTCAACGTTGCCAAATCTACACTGGTGAACCCTGCCGTACGCGGACAGGTAGCATTAAAAAAAGCTTGTGTCCATTTATCAGCTACAGACATACCCGCAAAAGAACCATTCCATTCAAAGGCGGCTATAGCTAATGTCCCAAACAATAATAACAAAAAGGTCATTATCAATACGATCTTTGTATTCAGGATATATAGATGCTTCCTACTATGTCTATCAGGTTCCCATGTATGAAGGAATTTCCAAAAACGACGAAGATAATAAAGCACGATATCCTTAAAGTTTACCAAAATGGGAAATCCTATTCCTCCTAAGATTATTAATAATGAAACGGATATATAGAGTGAATTATGACCGGTCATTACCATCGGATTGCCAAGATTTCCGGGAAGTGTAGAGAATCCCGCATTACAAAAAGCAGAAATAGAGTGAAAAGCAGAAAAGGCAAGTTCATCCTCTAAATCCATTCCTAAAGTACCGTGAATACTGAACCAGATAGAAGCCATACCGCCCCCCTCAATAACAAGTGTAAAGCCTAATATATATAATAAGGTAGAAAGCAATGATCCCAAAGAATTGGAACTTACCATGTCACGAACCACCAGCTGGTTATAAAGCGAAGTATTTCCCATAAAGAACATGGCAAAAAAGCTAGTCAATGTCATCACCCCAAGTCCACCTACTTGTATTAAAAGGATAATAACCGTCAACCCTAAAGGGGTGAAAGTAGCTGAAACATCCACTGGCACCAACCCTGTAACACAGACAGCACTGGTTGATGTAAACAGCGCATCAACCCAGGATATCGAAATGCTCTCCACGGTACAACGAGGTAACAGCAACAGGCCTGTACCAATCAGTATAATCACCAGAAAGCTCGCTGCCAATATCAGAGATGGATTAGTCCGCCTTCCGAGCAATCGAACCAGACCATTGGAAAGATTCAGAAAAGAAAGTAATAATAAAAGCAGAGAATGATATAGTTTACTATCCAGAAACTCCCAAAAGTACAATATGGCACCATTCTCCTCTGGGCGATGAAACACAACAGGAATCAATGTCATATAGAGTAACCAACTCAATATCCAACCAAATTTCCGATAACTTTTCTTCGTTGATCTATATTCGAGTAAAATATGCAAAGTAGTGTCGATCAAGAAAATGATCCATACCGACTTGTAAAGTATATTCAGATTAGTTATATCCGTTGTAGAAAGTGGAAAACCATGTTCATATACCACCCCCATTATGAGGAGTAAAGATGCCACATACGTTAAGGCAGCTATCAGTCTAAGGAAAAATTGCACATAAGGCTGTAGAAGCTTATTTTGATATAACAGGAGTTTATGATAAATCTTCATTATCTGCTATGTGTTAATGTGTCTGCAAACTTAATTAAAATAACAATAAATCCCTATTGTTTGTTTTCCTTTTATATGAATATTAAATTTTATATCTACATTTGGCACTCAAAAGAATAAAAACTACAATTACATGAGTAACAGAACAAAGAGGTATATATTACCTGAAGAGGAAATCCCACATTACTGGTATAATATCCAAGCAGACATGGTGAATAAACCGATGCCCCCATTAAACCCGGTCACAAAACAGCCACTGCGATCTGAAGATTTGTATCCAATTTTCGCAGAAGAGTTATGCCGTCAAGAATTGAACCAAAGTGATCGATGGATTGAAATACCCGAGGAGGTACGAGAAATGTATAAATACTACCGCAGTACCCCACTAGTTCGTGCCTACGGTTTAGAAAAGGCCTTAGGAACACCTGCGCACATTTATTTCAAGAATGAAAGTGTAAGCCCAATGGGATCACACAAATTAAATTCTGCTATCCCCCAAGCGTATTACTGCAAAAAGGAGGGAGTCAAAAATGTAACTACCGAAACCGGAGCAGGGCAATGGGGAGCTTCATTAGCTTATGCCGCCAAACTTTTCGGGCTGGAAGCTGCCGTGTATCAAGTAAAGATCAGTTATGAACAGAAACCCTACCGACGTAGTATCATGCAAACATTCGGAGCCCAAGTAACTCCATCCCCATCTATGTCCACCCGTGCTGGCAAAGATATATTAACAGCACACCCCAATCATCAGGGATCACTCGGAACAGCCATTTCAGAGGCCATTGAACTGGCACAAACTACTCCCGACTGTAAATATACATTAGGTTCCGTACTCAGCCATGTTACTTTGCATCAAACAGTAATCGGACTGGAAGCAGAAAAGCAAATGGCAATGGCCGGTGAGTACCCCGATATGGTAATAGCTTGCTTCGGAGGAGGCTCCAATTTTGGTGGTATCACATTTCCGTTTATGCGTCACAATATACTGGAGGGGAAAAAAACTCGTTTCATCGCTGCCGAACCGGCTTCCTGTCCTAAATTGACGCGGGGTAAATTCCAATACGATTTTGGTGATGAAGCCGGATATACCCCTTTATTACCCATGTTCACATTAGGACATAATTTTGCTCCGGCAAATATCCATGCAGGTGGCTTGCGCTATCACGGTGCCGGTGTGATTGTATCACAATTACTAAAAGACGGATTAATGGAAGCAGTAGATATAAAGCAATTGGAATCATTCGATGCCGGTTGTCTTTTTGCCCAAGCAGAAGGAATTATTCCGGCTCCCGAATCTTGCCACGCCATAGCTGCAACTATTCGCGAAGCTGAAAAATGCAAAGAGACCGGAGAAGAAAAAGTTATATTATTCAACCTGTCCGGACATGGGTTGATAGATATGGCTTCCTACGATAAATATCTTTCCGGAGACCTGGTCAATTACTCTTTAACCGACGAAGATATTCAGAAGAATCTGGATGAAATAGGAAAACAAGTGGGTAATTGAACAAACATCACTTATTGTATGTTATTTAATTACTGACTTATCGGTAGGGAGAGATTCACCATATACCTATTCATAGTGATTCCTCTACTCCTTCTAAGTAAGTATATTTGCAAATATCTAAAAACAATAAGAGAAACAATGAAAATAGAAAGAATTACAGGACGCGAAATCCTCGACTCCAGAGGTAACCCCACAGTAGAAGTAGACGTAGTATTAGAATCAGGCATCATGGGGCGTGCATCGGTTCCATCGGGAGCATCAACAGGTGAACATGAAGCATTGGAATTACGCGATGGCGATAAAAATCGCTATGGCGGTAAAGGTGTATTGAAAGCAGTTGAAAATATTAATAACATCATTGCTCCTCATTTGATAGGAATGTCTTCTCTTGACCAGATGGGTATTGACAAAGCCATGCTGGCTCTCGATGGTACGAAGACAAAATCGAATCTGGGTGCAAATGCCATATTAGGCGTATCGCTCGCTGTTGCAAAGGCAGCTGCTAACTATCTTGACATTCCTCTCTACAGATATATCGGTGGCACAAATACATATGTATTACCGGTTCCGATGATGAATATTATCAATGGCGGTTCTCATAGTGATGCCCCGATAGCTTTCCAAGAATTCATGATTCGGCCCGTCGGTGCCAAATCATTTAAAGAAGGGCTACGAATGGGTGCCGAAGTATTCCATGCGCTGAAAAAAGTATTAAAAGACCGAGGTCTCAGCACCGCTGTAGGTGATGAAGGTGGTTTTGCCCCCAACCTGGAAGGAACCGAAGATGCACTGAATTCTATCATTGCTGCTATCAAAGCTGCCGGATATGTTCCTGGAAAAGATGTAATGATTGCTATGGACTGTGCTTCATCCGAATTCTATAAAGACGGAATTTACGATTACACCAAATTTGAAGGAGCCAAAGGTAAGAAGCGCACTGCAGATGAACAGATTGATTACTTAGAAAAGCTTATCAACGAATATCCAATCGATTCTATCGAAGATGGTATGAGTGAAAACGACTGGGCAGGTTGGAAGAAACTTACTGAACGCATAGGCAACCGTTGCCAATTGGTTGGTGATGACCTATTCGTAACCAATGTCGACTTCTTGGAAAAAGGTATCGAAGAAGGATGTGCAAATTCTATCCTTATCAAAGTAAATCAGATAGGTTCACTGACGGAAACGTTGAATGCCATAGAAATGGCACACCGCAATGGTTATACCACTGTAACCTCCCACCGTTCCGGTGAAACAGAAGATGCTACCATTGCAGATATTGCTGTAGCAACAAACAGTGGACAAATTAAAACCGGATCACTGAGCCGTTCGGATCGTATGGCAAAATACAACCAATTGTTACGCATCGAGGAAGAATTGGGTGATCGTGCCGTATATGGATATAAAAAGATTTCTCGGAAATAAATCCTTTGCATAAACAGATATTGGGCGTGGCGTTTATATATAATTATAAACATCGCGCCCATTTCTTATATACTCGCTTATTACATTGATCCATCAAATGTAAATCATTGCCCGCTATTGATTAATGCCAATCCTCCAAACATAAAAAAGCATCCCCGGTATTGCCGAAGATGCTTCCATCATTTTGAGCCTCTTGTCGGATTCGAACCAACGACCCCGAGATTACAAATCACGTGCTCTGGCCAACTGAGCTAAAGAGGCGGGTGGGTAAGCTTACTATATCGCGCCGCTACAACCAACTACCTTTGCTGCGATCAAGCCCTGGAGGATTCGAAGGGAGCTGGCCGTATAGGACTTACCCGTTTTGCGGTTGCAAAGGTACGCCTTTTTCTTTAATCTGCAATAGTTATGCTATATTTTTTCAGATATAAAAAATCATTTCACTGTATCACAAGCATTTATCGAAGGCAAAATGACTTCCTACACGCATCTTTATGACCTTTATTAACTTTAACAGCCCGATCTCCGTCACCAAACAATATTATTTGTACCTTTGTGCGCTATTTTAGAACTTAAATATGATAGAGAACAGAAATTACCTGCAAAAATATGCCATGCATTTCGGCACATATATGGGAGCGTACTGGATATTCAAATTTATTTTATTTCCACTTGGATTTACTATCCCGTTCCTCTCTTTTCTTTATTTGAGCCTGACGCTTGGTGTACCATTTTTAGGATACCACTATGCCAAGACATACCGTAATAAAGTATGCGGAGGAGTAATCAGCTTTGCACATGCCTGCCTTTTTACCCTGTTTATGTACATGTTCGCCTCCCTGCTTGTAGCAGTTGCTCATTACATATACTTCCAATTTATTGATCACGGTTTTGTACTGAATGAATATTCAAAGTTGGTGGATGAAGCATCCAAAATACTCCAGAGGACAGATGAGGAAAAGGAATTCATAAGAAACGTAATCGATACAGCACGTACGCTTACACCGGTTGATTTTACCATGCAATTCTTATCATGGGATGTAATTGTCGGTAGTTTATTGGCAATTCCTACTGGCTTGTTCGTTATGAAACGTGGGAACCGGGCTGAAACCCCGAATATTACCCCACAACCGTAATTTGTAATTCGTAATTTGAAGAAAATGGATATATCTGTCGTTATTCCCTTGTACAATGAAGAAGAATCAATCCCGGAACTATATGCCTGGATTGAAAGAGTTATGAAAGCTAACGGTTATTCATACGAAGTCATCTTTGTCAACGATGGCAGCACAGACCGTTCATGGGAGATTATCGAACAGCTCAAAGCTAATTCGAAAGCTGTGAAAGGAATTAAATTCCGTCGTAACTATGGCAAATCTCCGGCATTGTTCTGTGGATTCGAACAAGCAGAAGGAGAAGTTGTCATTACAATGGATGCCGACTTGCAAGATAGTCCCGATGAAATACCGAAACTTTACGACATGATTACAAAGGAAGGTTACGACCTTGTATCCGGTTGGAAACAAAAAAGATACGATCCACTTTCCAAAACTATACCGACCAAACTGTTCAATGCCACGGCAAGAAGGGTTTCAGGCATCAAAAATCTGCACGATTTCAACTGCGGACTGAAAGCTTATCGCAAAGCAGTAGTGAAAAACATTGAGGTTTATGGCGAGATGCACCGTTATATCCCCTATTTGGCAAAAAACGCAGGTTTCAAGAAAATAGGAGAAAAGGTGGTACAGCATCAGGCACGGAAGTTTGGTAAAACTAAATTCGGAGGCATGAATCGTTTCTTCAATGGTTATCTGGATTTGATCACACTTTGGTTCCTCTCTACCTTCGGAATAAAGCCCATGCACTTCTTCGGGCTTCTAGGTTCACTGATGTTTATTCTAGGATTTATTTCGGTCATCATTGTGGGTGTTACCAAATTATATAGCATGTACAATGGTTTGCCCTACCGTTTGGTGACAGATTCCCCCTATTTCTATTTATCACTTACGGCTATGATCATCGGCACGCAGTTGTTCTTGGCGGGATTTATTGGTGAACTGATTTCGCGTAATTCTCCGGAGCGTAACAATTACCAGATAGAGAAAATAATCTAAACCACATAAAAAAAACAACCCATTATGAAGAATTTAATTCGACTATTCCTGATTTTCCTCATTGCCGGTACTACCATCGGTACTTATTCATCGTGTTCCGATGATAGCGACTGTTCGATAACCGGCCGGCCCATGATAAATTGTACGCTCTTTACTACAAATCCAGACACTAAAGAACAATTGAAAGATACGCTTGATTCGCTAACGGTAACAGCGCTTGGAACGGATTCTATCATCATCAACAATCAAAAAGATGTTCACACCCTGATGCTTCCACTACGTTTTACATCCGATTCAACGGTCTTCATTCTTTATTATGCCTATGGAGCCGACCGTACTTTGTGCGATACGGTATATATCAAACAAAGTAACACCCCTTACTTTGAATCAATGGATTGTGGTTACAGCATGAAGCAAAGCATCCTCGACGTTCGTTCGAGCAGGCAAGAATTAGATACAATCTTAATAGTCAACAAACAAGCCAATACGGATGGTACGGAAAATCTTAAATTACTCTACCGCTTCAGCGATTAGCTTTATTCTGATCCTGTTAGTAGTAGGAACTTCGGTATGTGCCCAGCAACGGCCGTATGTCAATCCTACCCCTAAAAGAGATCAGAAAAAGAACGTGAAAGAGGAACCTAAAGAAATAGTTCCCCTCTACAACGGCACATACGTTGGCGTAGATATTTTTGGCATCGGAAGTAAACTTTTCGGTGGAGATTTCCTGAGTTCGGAAGTAAATGTTACGGTGAACCTGAAAAACAAGTTCCTACCTACAGCTGAAGTAGGTTTTGGCACCACCGATACTTGGAACGATACGGGTATTCACTATAAAGGTAGTTCTCCCTTTTTCCGCATCGGAATGGATTACAACACCATGTCCAAAAAGAAAGAGAAGAACAGTTATTTGTACGTGGGTCTCCGTTATGCTTTCTGCCCGATGAAATACGACATTAGCAGTTTACCTATACCTGATACAGAATTCGGTGGCTCAATGGAAAACCCAAGCCTCATGGACCCTATCTGGGGAGGAAGTGTACCTTACGACTATGCCGGACTCAAAGCTACCATGCAATGGTTCGAAATAGTGGCGGGAGTAAGAGTAAAGATTTACAAAAACTTCTATATGGGATGGGCATTACGCATGAAATACAGACTATCTGCTTCCGTCAGTGAACATGGCAATCCCTGGATGGTACCGGGATTTGGGAAATACAGTTCCAAAAATATGGGAATCACTTACACTCTTACGTATAAACTACCTTATTAATTACAATGACAGGATTAGAGATTTGGCTGCTTGCAATTGGTTTGGCGATGGACTGTTTCGCTGTCTCTATTGCAAGCGGTATTATTTTAAAACGTATCCAATGGAAACCGATGCTGACGATGGCACTCGCTTTTGGCTTTTTCCAAGCTCTTATGCCTCTATTGGGGTGGATAGGTGCCAGCACGTTCAGCCATCTCATCGAAAGTGTCGACCACTGGATCGCCTTTGGCATCCTCGCTTTTCTGGGTGGACGAATGATTATTGAATCTTTCAAGGACGAAGATTGCCGTCAAGACATCAACCCGGCAAGCTTGAAAGTGGTGTTCACAATGGCCGTAGCAACCAGCATAGATGCACTGGCAGTAGGTGTATCATTCGCATTTCTGGGAATACGAGATTACTCAGCCATCCTCTATCCTATCGGCATTATCGGATTAGTCTCTTTCGTGATGTCACTCATCGGACTTTTTTTCGGTATCAAATGTCGTTGCGGAATTGCCCGCAAACTACGGGCCGAACTCTGGGGAGGCATTATACTGATACTTATTGGGGTCAAAATATTAATTGAACATCTGTTTTTCAACTAACTAAACCGGAATTTATTATGAAGTCAAAAAAAAGTCTTATCTGGCTCGCCATACTCCTACTTGCCACTGTTTGGATACTGATCCGCAATAACAACGCTCCGTACCAAAGCATCAATGGATTAGTATTCGGTACTGTTTACAACATCACTTACCAATATGACGGTGATCTAAAAAACGAAATTGAGGCCGAACTAAAACGTTTCGATAATTCACTCTCACCTTTCAATGATTCTTCCGTCATTTCACAAGTCAACAGAAATGAAGAGATCGTTACCGACAGTTTCTTCCAAACTTGCTTCAACCGATCGATAGAAATCTCAAAAGAAACGAAAGGTGCATTCGACATCACTGTGGCTCCACTAGCTAACGCCTGGGGATTCGGATTCAAACAAGGCGCATTTCCCAATTCACTGATGATAGATAGCCTGCTGCAGATCACAGGATACGACAAAGTGAAACTTATTGATGGAAAAGTGGTGAAAACCGATCCCCGCATCATGCTTAGCTGCAGTGCGGTCGCAAAAGGATATTCGGTCGACGTCGTAGCTCGGTTACTCGATAGCAAAGGCATCAAGAATTACATGATAGACATCGGAGGAGAAATAGTGGCTCGCGGTAAGAACTTACGGGGAGGTTTGTGGCGGATTGGCATCAATAAGCCGATAGACGATTCATTATCTGTCAATCAAGAGATACAAACAATCCTAGAACTAACCGATGTAGGATTGGCTACCTCGGGCAACTATCGCAATTATTATTACAAGGATGGGAAAAAGTACGCTCACACCATCGACCCAAGAACAGGATACCCAGTTCAACATAACATTCTTTCATCCACCGTCATTGCAGAGGACTGCATGACTGCCGATGCACTGGCTACCGCTTTCATGGTTATGGGACTGGAAGATGCCGAAGCCTATGCCAATGCTCACCCGTCCATCGATGCTTGCTTCATTTACAGTGATGAAAATGGGGATTTCAAGATGTTCTTCACCGAAGGAATGAAGAAGTACATGACAAAGCAATAGATCATAAAAAGAATAATTTTATAAATCCCCTTGATTAAGAGAAAATACATTACACGGCTCACACCTTTAAATGCCGCCATTTTCCCGGCTCCGAGGAACACATTGAAGGCCACCGATGAACGCCCTCTTCCTCACCGATGAACACCCTCCTCATCACCGAGGAACACCTCCTTCATCACCGAGGTAAAACAGGCTTTTATTTCACCTGATAATCAACCATTTAAATTATCATCTTTTCAACGATAGGTTATTTGCATCATGCACTTATGAGCAGGAACAATCGATAAATGATATTTACATTCAATAATAAAAGACAAATATCTTATGTAAATCCGCGAATAAAATATCGGCCCACTTAAATACCAATATTTTATAAACAACTTCCTTCTACTTATTTGGGCAAATAGAAACAGCTCATAGAAGAGCTAGTATCAATATTGAAAAAATTTAAGTTGCTATTTCAAGGCATTGTCATAAACAATGTTAATACAATATAGGATTACAGTTTTTACGGCTATTTATTTTGGTTTCTTTAAAATAAATATGTAAATTGCAAGCAATGATTGATTTCATTACTCTCTAAAGTTCGAAAGTTAAAGATATGTTTAAAATTGAGATGCTATTATTTTGAATAAACATCATTAATTCTAAAACAGATCTATATCGCAAATATTGTTTAATGTATTTTAATTTCAGGCATTATGTTATATTTTATTTCACATATGGCTAAGAAATTAAATCTAATTGGAAAAAATAATTTCAATTAGTTTATCCCCTCTAATAACATTTCTTGCAAATATATTAGTGGGGATTGTAGTATTCACTCACTACAAAATTTGAATTATTTCAAATAGATGACAATATTCCATATATTATTTACAACATCTTAATATTTGCAAATATGAAAAAAATATTATTCAGTAAATCACAGGTATTTGTTTTTTATCTTTCTTTGTTAGTGTGTTTTGGGGCTTGTAAAGGCAGTGACGATGAATTAAAAACATCAAAAGAAAACTTATTTAATAATACAATAAATATTTCAACTTATTCTGATAACGATATAGAGATTCTGTCCGATAGATATGCTACTTTATTTGAAGGAATATACAACGCCATATTGGAAGAAAAAAAACGAATTTCAAATTTAGGATCAAATATTTCCTCTGAAGATTATCTTATACAATATGCGACAAATTATATAAACAGCTTAACATCTGAAGAACAAGCTTTTATTTCGCATATGTTTTCTGAACCATCAGAATTTAGTCGAAAAGAACGCTATGTGTTTATGGGATTTATAAAGTCAATAGAGCCATTAATCTTTGAAAAAGATGAGGATAAATTAGCAGACGAGATTGATGCTTTTTATAATCGTACAATCTATAAATCATTCGATTTGTCTTCTAGGCAAGAAATGAAATTAAGACTTGAATCCTTAAAAAAGGTAAGGTATGTTATTATAAATGGTATAAATGAATTTGTACGAGATAATAATCATATTTCAAGAATATCACCGGGTGACAGAATGATCTGGAGCCAGTCGGTGTCTATGTTAACCAAAGATCAGGTACATCTATTAATAGATGTGACTTTTGTGGGTGTGGGTTTTATGGCAACGGGATATACTAATACTATGATTTCAATAGCAACAACGATTCATGCAATTTGGTTGTGTTTTAGTTAAAACGAATAAATGTTTTAATAAAATGATTTATTACTAAAGTTTCTCACTCCTGTAATAATAATAGGCAGGAAGCAACAAGGGATTCTGAACACTATTAGTATGCGATGTCGTACTTTCTTTGGGTTTAAATAGCTTCCGTAACGGCATTGATAGCGTACGTAAACGTTAATATATTTAACGGACAAACATGTGAGTTTCAACCCTTGCAATATATATTGAACAGAGTGGAAAGCGATAGACACTAAAGTTTTTCACCCCTAAATAAATGATTGAAATATAACAGCTTATATAAAAAACATTCGTATATTAGCTATCACCAAATAACTGATATACAATAACAAATTATTAGCGAACTCTTATTTCTTCACATCCATTCAGGGGTGGAAAATTTTAGTGAATCAGTCTATTATTTAATATTTTAATTATGTTCTATATGGCATGGAAGAAAATAAATATAAGATTCATTCATTATACCGCTGTGGCA encodes:
- a CDS encoding glycosyltransferase family 2 protein, which codes for MDISVVIPLYNEEESIPELYAWIERVMKANGYSYEVIFVNDGSTDRSWEIIEQLKANSKAVKGIKFRRNYGKSPALFCGFEQAEGEVVITMDADLQDSPDEIPKLYDMITKEGYDLVSGWKQKRYDPLSKTIPTKLFNATARRVSGIKNLHDFNCGLKAYRKAVVKNIEVYGEMHRYIPYLAKNAGFKKIGEKVVQHQARKFGKTKFGGMNRFFNGYLDLITLWFLSTFGIKPMHFFGLLGSLMFILGFISVIIVGVTKLYSMYNGLPYRLVTDSPYFYLSLTAMIIGTQLFLAGFIGELISRNSPERNNYQIEKII
- a CDS encoding TrkH family potassium uptake protein, which produces MKIYHKLLLYQNKLLQPYVQFFLRLIAALTYVASLLLIMGVVYEHGFPLSTTDITNLNILYKSVWIIFLIDTTLHILLEYRSTKKSYRKFGWILSWLLYMTLIPVVFHRPEENGAILYFWEFLDSKLYHSLLLLLLSFLNLSNGLVRLLGRRTNPSLILAASFLVIILIGTGLLLLPRCTVESISISWVDALFTSTSAVCVTGLVPVDVSATFTPLGLTVIILLIQVGGLGVMTLTSFFAMFFMGNTSLYNQLVVRDMVSSNSLGSLLSTLLYILGFTLVIEGGGMASIWFSIHGTLGMDLEDELAFSAFHSISAFCNAGFSTLPGNLGNPMVMTGHNSLYISVSLLIILGGIGFPILVNFKDIVLYYLRRFWKFLHTWEPDRHSRKHLYILNTKIVLIMTFLLLLFGTLAIAAFEWNGSFAGMSVADKWTQAFFNATCPRTAGFTSVDLATLSMQSILIYILLMWIGGAAQSTAGGVKVNAFAVVVLNLFAVLRGAERVEVFGRELSHDSIRRSNATVVMSLGVLFLFVFILSILEPEMSIMTLTFECVSALSTVGSSLNATPLLRDESKLLVALLMFVGRVGLITLMLGVIKQKKNTKYRYPKDDIIIN
- the eno gene encoding phosphopyruvate hydratase, with amino-acid sequence MKIERITGREILDSRGNPTVEVDVVLESGIMGRASVPSGASTGEHEALELRDGDKNRYGGKGVLKAVENINNIIAPHLIGMSSLDQMGIDKAMLALDGTKTKSNLGANAILGVSLAVAKAAANYLDIPLYRYIGGTNTYVLPVPMMNIINGGSHSDAPIAFQEFMIRPVGAKSFKEGLRMGAEVFHALKKVLKDRGLSTAVGDEGGFAPNLEGTEDALNSIIAAIKAAGYVPGKDVMIAMDCASSEFYKDGIYDYTKFEGAKGKKRTADEQIDYLEKLINEYPIDSIEDGMSENDWAGWKKLTERIGNRCQLVGDDLFVTNVDFLEKGIEEGCANSILIKVNQIGSLTETLNAIEMAHRNGYTTVTSHRSGETEDATIADIAVATNSGQIKTGSLSRSDRMAKYNQLLRIEEELGDRAVYGYKKISRK
- a CDS encoding FAD:protein FMN transferase; the encoded protein is MKSKKSLIWLAILLLATVWILIRNNNAPYQSINGLVFGTVYNITYQYDGDLKNEIEAELKRFDNSLSPFNDSSVISQVNRNEEIVTDSFFQTCFNRSIEISKETKGAFDITVAPLANAWGFGFKQGAFPNSLMIDSLLQITGYDKVKLIDGKVVKTDPRIMLSCSAVAKGYSVDVVARLLDSKGIKNYMIDIGGEIVARGKNLRGGLWRIGINKPIDDSLSVNQEIQTILELTDVGLATSGNYRNYYYKDGKKYAHTIDPRTGYPVQHNILSSTVIAEDCMTADALATAFMVMGLEDAEAYANAHPSIDACFIYSDENGDFKMFFTEGMKKYMTKQ
- a CDS encoding TrpB-like pyridoxal phosphate-dependent enzyme; translated protein: MSNRTKRYILPEEEIPHYWYNIQADMVNKPMPPLNPVTKQPLRSEDLYPIFAEELCRQELNQSDRWIEIPEEVREMYKYYRSTPLVRAYGLEKALGTPAHIYFKNESVSPMGSHKLNSAIPQAYYCKKEGVKNVTTETGAGQWGASLAYAAKLFGLEAAVYQVKISYEQKPYRRSIMQTFGAQVTPSPSMSTRAGKDILTAHPNHQGSLGTAISEAIELAQTTPDCKYTLGSVLSHVTLHQTVIGLEAEKQMAMAGEYPDMVIACFGGGSNFGGITFPFMRHNILEGKKTRFIAAEPASCPKLTRGKFQYDFGDEAGYTPLLPMFTLGHNFAPANIHAGGLRYHGAGVIVSQLLKDGLMEAVDIKQLESFDAGCLFAQAEGIIPAPESCHAIAATIREAEKCKETGEEKVILFNLSGHGLIDMASYDKYLSGDLVNYSLTDEDIQKNLDEIGKQVGN
- a CDS encoding manganese efflux pump MntP; its protein translation is MTGLEIWLLAIGLAMDCFAVSIASGIILKRIQWKPMLTMALAFGFFQALMPLLGWIGASTFSHLIESVDHWIAFGILAFLGGRMIIESFKDEDCRQDINPASLKVVFTMAVATSIDALAVGVSFAFLGIRDYSAILYPIGIIGLVSFVMSLIGLFFGIKCRCGIARKLRAELWGGIILILIGVKILIEHLFFN
- a CDS encoding DUF4199 domain-containing protein, translated to MIENRNYLQKYAMHFGTYMGAYWIFKFILFPLGFTIPFLSFLYLSLTLGVPFLGYHYAKTYRNKVCGGVISFAHACLFTLFMYMFASLLVAVAHYIYFQFIDHGFVLNEYSKLVDEASKILQRTDEEKEFIRNVIDTARTLTPVDFTMQFLSWDVIVGSLLAIPTGLFVMKRGNRAETPNITPQP
- a CDS encoding DUF6048 family protein — protein: MVRKILNYSTASAISFILILLVVGTSVCAQQRPYVNPTPKRDQKKNVKEEPKEIVPLYNGTYVGVDIFGIGSKLFGGDFLSSEVNVTVNLKNKFLPTAEVGFGTTDTWNDTGIHYKGSSPFFRIGMDYNTMSKKKEKNSYLYVGLRYAFCPMKYDISSLPIPDTEFGGSMENPSLMDPIWGGSVPYDYAGLKATMQWFEIVAGVRVKIYKNFYMGWALRMKYRLSASVSEHGNPWMVPGFGKYSSKNMGITYTLTYKLPY
- a CDS encoding DUF6452 family protein, producing the protein MKNLIRLFLIFLIAGTTIGTYSSCSDDSDCSITGRPMINCTLFTTNPDTKEQLKDTLDSLTVTALGTDSIIINNQKDVHTLMLPLRFTSDSTVFILYYAYGADRTLCDTVYIKQSNTPYFESMDCGYSMKQSILDVRSSRQELDTILIVNKQANTDGTENLKLLYRFSD